The segment GGTCACCATCGAGGCGCAGCGCACCGACGAGAACCTCCGGGTCATCGTGCGCGACACCGGCCACGGGCTGCCCGAGGGGCGGGTCGGCCAGGGCCTGGGCACGCAGATCATCCGCACGCTCATCCAGGGCGAGCTGGGTGGGACGATCGATTGGCAGGGTGCCGAAGGCGAGGGCACCGTGGTGACGATCGACCTGCCGATGCGTTGGGTGAAGGCCTAGCCAATCACCTGACCCGGCGGGCCGTCGGGGGAGTCAGGAGGCGCGGCGGGCGCGGGCGGCGCGGCGCTTGAGGGCGCGGCGCTCGTCTTCGGACAGGCCGCCCCACACGCCCGAGTCCTGGTTGGACTCGAGGGCGTACTGCAGGCACACCTCGGTGACCGTGCAGCGGGCGCAGACGCTCTTCGCCTTGTCGATCTGGTCGACGGCGGGGCCGGTGTTGCCGACCGGGAAGAACAATTCGGGGTCGACGGTGAGGCAAGCGGCTTTGTCGCGCCAATCCATAGGGGCTCCTCGGGTGAATCGTGGGCGCGCGGATTGCGCGCCGCAAACGGGCGGCGATCGGGTGCGCGGCCCGCTTTGTGCAAGCGGATGCTCGCCCCACGCCGCTGTGGGAGCACATGGCTGTGTTCTATTCTCGTCTATGCACTGTTCACAATCAAGGGTTTTCTGCGCCTCGTCGCGGGATCCCTCGCCTCAGGAGAGTCATGCGCGTCTCGAGACTGACCACGGCCACCGCCGCGCTGCTCGCGCTCGAAGGCATCGCGCTGCTCATCGTCGCGCTCGTGGAGGGCATCCGACTCGGTGCGGGCGAAGCCGCCGAACTCCCCACGGCCCTGGCGCTGATCGGGCTCACCGTCATCGGCGGGGCGGGGCTTCTACTGCTCGCCGTCGGCGTGCTCCGCGGGCGCTCCTGGGCTCGCTCCGGCGGAATGGTGCTGCAGATCCTCGGGGTGGCGACGGCGCTGAGCGGGATGTCGGCGCAGCCGTTCCCGACGCTGTTCGTCGTGGGTCTCGGCGTGCCCTGCGCGCTGGGGATCGTACTGATCTTCCTGCTGTCGCGCCGCGCGGGTCTCGATGCGCGCAGCGCCTCGGATGCGGAGGCCGACGGCAGGCTCTGAGCGGATCCGCTCAGGAGTCGATGCCGAGGAGTTTGCGCAACCGCGCCACGTGGCCGGTGGCCTTGACGTTGTACAGCGCCTCGGTGATCGTGCCCTCTTCGTCGAGCACGAAGGTCGAGCGGATGACGCCCTGGATGATCTTGCCGTAGTTCTTCTTCTCGCCCCACACGCCGTAGGCGTCGTGCACGGCGTGGTCAGGGTCGCTCAGCAGGGTGAACGTGAGCCCGTCGCGCTCGC is part of the Microbacterium pseudoresistens genome and harbors:
- a CDS encoding WhiB family transcriptional regulator, with the protein product MDWRDKAACLTVDPELFFPVGNTGPAVDQIDKAKSVCARCTVTEVCLQYALESNQDSGVWGGLSEDERRALKRRAARARRAS